From Vigna radiata var. radiata cultivar VC1973A unplaced genomic scaffold, Vradiata_ver6 scaffold_83, whole genome shotgun sequence:
TTACATTGCCATGCGAACTGATTGACATGAAATGCGCTGCTAGTAACTGGAAAGTTGTTGGATGGTATTGATTGAGGCTGAGTATAAGGAGGATACATGAATGGCAATGGTTGTATCATGTTTGGTGTAGGTGGAGGTGATGGGTATGCATGATGAAGAGAGGAACACATTTGGGTAACTGCTGGTAACATGGTAGCAGGTCCATGGTGAACATTCATATTTACTGGCCAGGGCCCAATTGGCGGAACAGCACCAGGAACAGAAGGAACTGGTGCAGCTCGTGCAATGCCTGGTGCCGGATTGAATGGAGCTGCAGATGCAGATAACTTCTTATATGGGATGCCCTGGGAATCACCCTGACTTGATGGAGAAACACTGACTCTTAAATCTTCACCGTCTTGTGAGATGGTAGTAGTATGATTAGGGAGTTCAAAACAGTCAGAGTTGCTAGTGTCAACGTTAAGTTTATGAGAATCCACAGGATCCTCCACTGCATCAATCATTATGATATTATCAACTGCTTCATGAACCTCAACATCCACAGAATCAACCCCTTCAGAACTCTCCAATTTTTCTTGAACAGAATCAGTAAACTGTGTTTTTTTCCTCTCAGGATCATTAGTATGATTTGAATCTAAAGAATCTGACACAGAACTTTTGTCCTTctcttttaatgtattttttaccTCTTCCAGGGTTGGTTCAGAATTTGcatgaattttaaaatcttcCTCTTCACGTTTTACCACGCCAAAAACAGGAATATTACTTTGAGGGTTATAGACTTGCAACTTGGAAATTGTCCCCGGAGGAGCCACTGCCACTTCTTTGTATGAAGGAGATTTCCCAATACTAATTATAGAAGTCTTAAGAGTACTATTATCATTTGATGCTGAAAGTGAACCAACTTGTGAGTAAGAACTGATTAGTTTATCACCAATTTCTGATGAATCCTTTACAGTAGTCTTATCAGATGCAGTAGTCTTATCAGATGCAGACACGGACTTCACCCTGTATGTAGCAGTTTTGACCACTTTCCTTCCAAATTTAGTTCCTTGAGATATGTTTACAGTATGATCATCAGCATAAACCCCATGGGATATTGTTCTCTTCTTCAGAATATAACATCTACTGTTCTGTTCACTACTCTTCCCATAGGTATAGTCTATGCCagattccattttctttttctgatgaTAAACTTTTCCGATTGTTGCTCGTCTTTGCTTCAGCCGCTGGCCATATGAACCAGATGATCTTGGCCGTTGAACTGGTTGCCATCCATCCTCACCATCAGCATGTGCTTCAGACAAGATTTCAGCAGAAACTTGTTTTTCATCCGAGGTCTTTTCTAAAATGGGCTGTTCTGAATCAGGTGCTGAGTTGGTCTCCAGATCAGTATCTACATCAACACCTGCTCCAGATATGAGGATTACTTCATCTGAAGTCTCTCTTGGAGTTTCTTTCCAAGACTCATCAGAACTTGCTGAGCCAATGTTCTGGCAGGATTCCATCCTCATCTGCTAAATATTTCTTTgtgaaattaatattatgaaaatacgTACAAGAAACACCACAAGTAGGCAGTTTCcacaacaatataaaatattttcatgaagTAAAAACTGTTACTTCATGGCCCATGCAGTAACAGTTCAACATtaaagggaaaaataaaaaagaggcTCTATTAGGTATCTGATTCCTTCAATGCAGTTTTCTTCTAACTATTGACCGAATTAGTCCTGAAGTTTATTCCATGTTTTTTCAGTTAACACATTGTACAACGGTGTTAAGAAAGTAACCGATGCAAACATTTTAGCAATATCAGAAAATGTATAAGTAACAATCAGAAATCAGAAAACTGTTCTGTATACTTCTAACCAAGATCTCAaactaaaaagttaaaaatattaagatcaGTAAATCTGCATCATACCTTAGCTATCTGGCTTCTTTTCCTTAGTGCAATATCTCTCCCTTTAGGATCATGACTTGGATTGATGTAGTCAAGCAAGTCTGACACACTGACAAATTCCATGGAAATATAATGAGTCGGGGTAAAATCTTATGTTTGAATGTATGATAGATATACAACATATGTCAGATTCCAAATTTGAAGAGGTTAATGGGAAGTTTTGACACACTAccaataaacatttaaaaaaaaaaggaatcaTATTTGTGCTCGACATACACTGGAATCTGATACCCCAAACTCCAATAAACACCTGAAACCCTTAAAAATTTTGCTTTGTTGCAGTATTCATGCCCATATCATGTTCTATATCAATATAATTATCTATACATTTCAGAATTGGAATTTCATCCATTTAAAATGAACATGTTGCCGATGATTCAAAGCATTGTAAAATGAAGACAGTCAAGACCAAGAGAACAACAAAAGCTTGTATCAATAGTGATtagaaatatcaaatatttccaataaaattacatattataatCTCCAAACCAAAACTTGACAGAAATTCTCCCATAACTAGGAGTGGAAATGGGTTGCCCTTAATAGGCCTGACCACTTCCAGATCTGAGGTCCAAGCTTGGCGTATTACTTGACATAGGCCTTTCTTGGAGGATTCAAGCCTAATCTAGCCTACAAGTCTATCAAAAAGGCCTTTTTCTTCCTGAAAGTATCTCATATGTTCCAAAAAGCTTGTTCTGGAATGCATTTCATATGGTCTGGAAATTTTGCTCTGAAAATTCCAGAAAGCTTGTTCAGGAAGATTTCTGACAAGTAATCCCAAAGTCACATTTATGAAGGGTAAAACggtcattttaaatttatagggATGCAGTAATAAATTatgggggtgcaggaagaaaaaccTTATCTATGTAGAAAATCTATTTTACAGGCCCACAAACCTACTTCTAAATAGGTTTATGGACCTATGGTGGGTCAACTGGCCTGAGTCTCTTAATTGAATAAAACGTATATAATGTAGAAAGATcacaataaaagttaaatactataataataacaataatattattattataatatttatatttacttaataaGATCATTCTATTTGACACAAACAGCTTTTGAAATGGTCAAAACCCTGACATTTTAActaaatagaaattttaaaaagtgttgGCCTAACTTCTTTAGTAAGCAGTTCTGGACTTGGCATAATGGGGGCTGGGCCACTGGCCCTCATTAGCCACCTTACCTATTTTCATCGTTACCTGTGAGGTCTATTAAAAGACTATGCACAAGTAACAGCTACTAGTACTTGATTAAATTACAACTATGCATGAGTAATGGCTATAAAAGTAACCAATCCATACATCCCAGGCAGTTTTATTATACCTTAGATGGCCCTTGCTAGCAATAGATGTATCTGGCTTTTGAGTACCATTCCGTGCAGCTTCTTGTTGTTCTATAGTCTTGGACTCGAAATACTCAAGCCAAGCAGCAGCATCCTGACATTTTATCAAAAAACTTTGGATTATGGGAAACTGTACTAATTCATTGTAAGACCAGTAATGGGGAGCTTACTAAATGATCTATTAGTTTAATGAGAATGATAAATACgattattttaattgtgataCAAACTactcaaaatcttaaaatatggACTTAGGGTCTAACCCAGGTCTACAAAGCATACTTGTAAATTGAGAACTGCCCAAACCTAGTTCTGTTTAAGGTGGTTTTCCAATACATATACAACTTTGCCAGATCACTCTACCAACTTCAAAGTTGTGAATTATTGTTATTTCCTCTTTTGAATTACTGGGtacttttgttatttatacCTGGGTCCGCAAGTCATCTGGACCAAGTTTTGCCCGCAGAATTTGCAATGTTGTTTGCTCATGCTGTACACTCAAAGGATATGCTTCCATCAATGAGAGTGCTATTGCTATTGCATGATAACTTGCAGCAGTCTGCACAGAATTAAAATTCCAAGAATATACAGATTAAAACAAAGAGATGTGAACTCATTATTTTGGAAGTTCAGATGAATTTATATAAGTAATGGAACTAATTGATATACAGATTTTGTTTCATAATTCCTAAGTTTTATCCTCATCAATAGAGTCCACCTTTCAGAATCCATGTTTTATCAATTCATCCAAGAattcaaatattacattttatattgttaaaaagtgaactttaagcctaactcaaccccacaaaaccagcttgtaagatgaggtttgcatccacttatatattctaaattggccttatttctagtcgatgtgggagttccaacacaccccctcacaccgagatatatacatctcaagcgtaagactaaacattaatgggtggtccgatagcgagTGAAATAATATGTCCagcaaacaacaaatattgctAGGATAGATTCTAACTTGACTCTGATactatgttaagaagtgaactttaaacctaactcaactccacaaaaccgacttgtaaggtgaggtttacacCTACTTATATAATCTACATTGACCtaatctctaatcgatgtggaACTTATAACATACATCAAGGATCTCAAAAAGTTAAACAAACTTGGCAAAGGCAAGAAACAAAATGAACATAAAACCTGAATATGATCTGGACCAAGTAATCTTTGGTTGCACTTTAGAGCTTTGTGAAGATACCTAAGAGCCACATTTACATTACCAAGCCCTTCCTCCATCATAGCCACATTAATGTATGTTGCAGCAGTGTTTGGATGAGATGGACCACACGTTAGATGCAGAAGATATAATGCCCGCTTTACATACCTGGTTGATAGCAGTTGCAGATCCAAGCagtaaacaaattaataaatcatCATAAAAATTGAACATTCTAAATCCACACCAACTATTTTAAACTGGTTATCATTAATCTTATTTTGTGAAGAACATCAGACTAGATGACCCAAGTAAGCAGTGATGAGAACCCAAAGCTAAAGCCAAACGTGTCTATATGTCTGTATTAACATTCAAAATcagtaaacaaataaaagaaatcatcaTAAGTATTGAGCTAACACTCAATTTTCTAAATCCACAGCCCCTATTTTAAACTGGTTATCATTAATCATATTCTGTTAAGAATATCAGACTAGACAGCCAAATTAGGTAGTGATGAGAACCTGAAGCCAAGTTGACTAAGGTGTCCGTAACATGTAAGGAGACGGAGTTGTGGTACACCTGCCAACTGCCAATCTGGCAGAATGTGAGTTGGTTGTGTAGAGAAAGAATCTAAGTGTAGGAAATCATGGAGAGGGGTGAGGACTAGAACTTCAGAACTGGGGCCTTGGAAGACAAGGCCTGTTGAACACCTAGACATTTCTTGTTAGTCTTTTCCCTATTTTCCTATTGCAAACAGCTCTGTACCCAGGGCTAGAACAATTTAATCTGTTTACAAGTAATACATTCCTCTCTATTTTCCCTCATAATTTTTCCAGTACACCAAAGATGGATAGCACATCCTTTCCTTTCCTGTCTATGTAATGTCTTTTCTGTTacctaataaattattattttgaattaatacaTTAATGTTTAGTCATATAAGGTAAGAAAAACCAAgggaaattttaattatgagaaGTCCGTGTACAATTATGCATCACCACTGCAAGAACAAAACATACTTCAGAGCTAGCTCTGTATGTTGGAGTCTGTAGTAGAAAACTGCAAGATCCCCATAACTCTTCATAGTATCTGGGTGATCCAGACCTAGCTCTCTCTCGTTAATATCCAGAgctttttgttgataaattgtAGCCTGTGGTTGGAATAAACAGTTCAAagaattggatttgatttcaaagacaaaaaaaaaaaaaacaaaacaaaacaaaacttagattacatatttaatattgaacAATAGTCAACACAGTCAAAAACTGCAAActaaattgattgaatgttatttgttttgacTGTATATCTACGCTATATATGCTTCTTTGCTTTCTAAAGCAACATGTCTCGAAaccaaaacagaaacaaacaagACCTGATTGAAGTCTCCAGTGTGATATAAGACTACAGCAAGTAAGCTGTATGCTCCTGCTGTCATCCGATGATAGGGGCCACAAACAGCTACAAGTCTAGCAAGAGCCTGTCACCGACAAATTATAGCAGTCATCATACGAAAAGGCATTTACTGTTGAAGTAAATTGTCAGAGGTTAATAGAATTTCCTGACAAAGGGCACTGAAGATAGAGATACCTTTGTTCCATAGGTAACAGCATCTTCGAGCTTTCCCTTGTCTAAAGCTGTTTTTGATGACTCTAGTAGCTGCCTGCCATCTGCAGATGAACATGCTGCTTGCTGCAAAAGATATATAGTTTACAAAGTTTGGATCAATCGGTAAATTTCCAAACCATTAGACAAGACATCGTACAATGGTCTTGTTTATGTTATTACCTTGTGAACTGGGACCAAGCTGACAATGTCAGATTTCTGGAAGGGAATTGAAGAATTCATATCAAGATCCCTTGGAACAAGCTCAATGCCAACCTAACATGAAATGTAGCAgcaaaaaaaatgtcaattaagAAACAACTTAAATGTCATTTTCAATTGATAACCATAAGAACTACAATCTATAGATTAGTGTAAGACCGAACATGTGTGCATACTGTACCTAATCACCAATACACACACATGCATATGGGGAAACCATTATGATTCATGAACATCCTTATAAGCAATTTCAAAGATATGCACTGCCTGGCTTTTTGCCTTTTTCTTTGGAAAAAAAAGAttactttgattttttaaaatcatcttttaacattttaatatacttAATATGACGTGGGAATCTGAAAGAGAGTTGTGGATGATTTGGAGAGAAATCAGgtaaaagtttaaaacaatGTGGACACCAACACATTACGATTGTGCAAACCTGCCTTACAGGCAAATAATTATTAGAGGATATTTTAACTTCAAAGTGATGAGAACCCGTAGAAAATCCAGCCAACCTATACACTCTATTTCGTTATCACAAATTAAACCTGTAATCTGATAGTGACTACGGTATTATAAGGAGTCTAAGTGGAATGATCAGTAGACTACTTAAGTAGCTTGGGTGCTCAGCATGAAATTATTATAGTGAATCATAAAATATTGCCAAAGAATCCTactaatgaaaatatgaaaaggaCATAAATGTACGACTCCATTGCTATGCAAACTAAAATGCAACAGATACTGCATATTCTATAGCCTACTTCCAGTACCTTATGACATAAGCCACGCAAAATCGCAAACTTCCTCACATTACTGTAATTCAAGCTGCTAAGATCCCAATCAAACCGCTTCTTCAGAAAAATCTCTAGCCATTTCCATACAAGAGGGTGGATTTTGCATGGTTTATCTGACTCTCTATCTTCAGGAACACCAAGCAGCAAATTCAATGTAGCAGCAATGGATGCCGCCATAATTTCCTTGTCAACAACTGCAATCACTGCCCGCAGGATATGCTTGAAAGCTCGAACAATCATCTCATGAATACAAAGTGATTGTACATGTGATAGTTTTTCGGAAAGCTTGacctaagaaaagaaaaataagaggcAAACGTCATGAAACATGAAAAGgccaatataaatttaaacataagaCACAAAAtccttcctcttttcttttagcctttgaaaataaaaacctCCAAAAGATTAGAGGTAGACAGCACAACAAGGGTGGAAATTAAAGCAGTACATAAGTGGGAGAAGAAATCAGGATGTCAAAAGAATGAGCAAATAGGGGTGAGTAAGAAGAATGGTCCAGCCTTGTTAATACCCAATCCACAAAAGATGCTTTTTAAATGGTCCGGATAAATCCATTTCAATCTTCTCTTCTGGGTCCATATCTAATTCGCAAAAGCCCAAATATAAAATGGACCAGCTGGCAGGCCTAAATAGTGAtccataaaaatgaaaaaaactactaataaataaaaactattaatcttttttcattttctgaagTATCATGTATTAGACTAATATCTAGcaatttatatatcaaactaCTATCtgtaaaactaaattgaaatttaataaactcACAACTTCTTTGTCTAAAACGCTAAGTTTGAAATCCATGGACTGGTCCACAAATACATGGATTTAACCTGTAAAGCCAACATGTTTAAGAGATCGGGCCGGTAGATTGAATATAATCATATGGATTAAGAAAGAAAGAGTCCATTATACATGAAGGTTGGTGGGCCTGGGTCTATATATGCATCCCTATATGATAGTGAAGAAATCTGATTGCCAAGTGTtgtaaattgaatataattatccagattaagaaaaaaagagtccATTATCCATGAAGGTATGTGGACTTGGGTCTGCATAATTTTTGaagtgaaataatttttgaagaaatCTGATGGCCAAGTGCGTTTCATAGTCATATACTCAGAATTAGAGCAGTAATTATATCATGAAAGATGTTAACCAAATACTCACAAACTATCAGTTCTTATGAAAAATGCAGAAAGTATTCGACCATAAAGAGGGCCACAAGAGATCTGCTTTTGGTCCACATGAAAAATGCAGaaactatttattaaaactaCACAAAGTAAGAAAACAAGTTTAGAGCACTAACAACATGTCCAAGAGAATGCATACGTAGACCCCTAGTATGCATAAAATCAGTTAAGGTGCGACCATCAACAGGAGAGAGTTCCAACGAGCCAAAATCTGCAACCTGTATtggatataattattattattgttattgttccTACTAGTACTAGAAAGGGGATGATCATAATCTTATCAATTAGAATGCCTTTTCAGAAACTAGGCAAACAAAATCATAACATTACCAGCTTCGGGAGAGCAACAtccatgtaatattttttagacAAGTCAATGAGGTCTTGCATGGACTGATgataaaacaaatcaatttaGGTCAGATTTTTAATGTAACAGTTAAGTTCAAATACAGGAAATTTTAGAGATACTTTGTTAGACCTTGAAGAAAATACCTTGCCGTGAAGTCCAGTTCCTGATTCTTTTAACCGAGTGAAAGCTGCTTCAGATAGCAATCCCTTTAGCAAAAGTTCATTTTCTGCTGCTGCTGTTTCATGTGTGGATTCTACTGAGGGCACCAAAGCACTTTCAGGCTCTCCATTAACACATGCCACATGAGATTTGGAGTTTTCAGATGCCAGTTTCACACTACTTCGatcagatttatttttattattcttgagGGCTTTGAAGGGTTTCCCTAGCCCCTCAACCTTCATTTCATTATCAGCCTTATCCAACAAaggttttttatctttttcgcTATTGTGGTCTTGCAAATGTTGTATCCAGCATGCTCCAAGTTCCCATCTTATGAAATTGTCCACACCATACTCCTCTTCCTCAAGCTTAGAAAGGCTTTCTTTAATAAGCCTCTCCACAAAAGCTTGAGAAACTCCAAGCTCTTCAGTCTCATGCATTTGCATCTGATTGGGTCTATTCTTCTCTGACTGTGCTGAGTTGAGAAGTAGTCTTAAACtgcaaaaaaggaaaaataattacagGCCCAAAGATCTTGTAGTGGTTGATGAATAGGAATTAGATCAATGGATCAACCAAAGAAAGTTGTAAATGTAACAAAagccaaaaattaaaaacagacAAGTTGAGAACTgaagacaaaaatgaaaattatcaacaatagaagaaaaagaagtagcAGAATAAATAACCAAATCAAGCTTACGAATTTCATCAGAAGAAACCCCCCAATGAAACTTTTTCAATCACATCCTACACTATGAAGCACCGACTCTAACATAAAAATCAGGACACAACTAATGTccaaaatataagatatatatacatacacacactcATGCAACACTCAATAAGACAAAAGTCTAAATTAATTagaatcaatatttatatacattaccTTGTGAAAACAAAGTTGTTAAGctttataattttcatacaaCAGTAGCTAAGAAGGTTTGTTTCACAATGCAATCTTTACAAAAAAGATCCCACAATAAGATGAATCATATCTCTTAAAACAATCAGTAAAGTCTATGATATTGTTTCTCAAAAACTATGGAGTCTCATAACATTGATAATATAAGactctttttaaataatgataatttttttatgataatgttTGGCCAAAGCAAGGCCAGCTCGCTCTCTTAGCCTGTGTTTTGGAGGTTCTGGAGCcggaaaaagataaataagttGTGACACAGTAGAGATGGGTGTCCAACATGTGTCCAAGGTGTATGGACAAGTGTCCTGGTTTGTGTTTGAAAAATGTCAGGCACACCATTCTATTGTGTCAGTCTTTATAGACACAGGATAACTTTAAAAACACTGAATTAGATTCAAATGTTACAATCTTATATCTAACAAAAAACATCAAAACCATGGTTAGATCTTATTCATAAATACAATTCTCACTCATGTTGTAGATCCAGctaataaaattacaaaccaTAATACACAAACTGGAGAGAGATAGTTTATGAGCACACCAGCATAATGTAAAGTAGTGAAACTACTACATTCATTGGGTAGAAAATACTTACCTAGGCTCATATGTAagccaatagtaaaaaaaataattcatgctaattcagaaaattaacatcattaaattttactagattcattttaaaaaagatatgtTCCCAATCTgtaaaaatacaacccactaaAATAACCAGGGTTTTGGGGATGATATCATTAAATAGGGTTAAATTAGTTaagatttgtttatatttttggttcactatatatgtttttttttcacatataatTGAGTTTAGAAGGAGTACCTGTTAATGTTGAGTGCATTGGCACCACCATCTGGCTGATCAAACAATTCAATACTTTGATAAGATgaagagttgacattttcattttctcccCCCTCAACTTTCACGGAAACCAAATAACCACAGTATCTTACAACAACAACACCTAAAGTGGTAATGTCCTGCATGCAGAATGTGGAGTGTTTATCAGTTATATGATGGCAAAGAAACAGCTTTAAGAAACTAAAACCACTCTTTCTATGTAAAAGTTATCATACATGGGCTGCAGTATTCTCATCAGCAGTAATTCCTTTCAGTAGATTTCTCTCTATTAGAACCTTTTGATTTATTCCAGTAGCTTCAACTCCATCAATTTTCGAATCAACCTTGCAGTTAGCGACAGACGCATCCTTCATGACTT
This genomic window contains:
- the LOC106754101 gene encoding protein TSS, with translation MAPRYSRSKGKGEKKKREEKVLPVVMDITVNLPDETHVVLKGISMDKIIDVRRLLSVNTETSYITNFSLSHEVRGPQLKDTVDVFALKPCVLTLIEEDYDEDRAVAHVRRLLDIVACTTNFGHSSAAKNVNSHAPLPAAVSVDGDCEISHSCPRLGSFYEFFSLSHLTPPFQYIKKTVRRRVPEILEADHLFSFDVKLCNGKVVHVEACRNGFCSVGKQLIFSHNLVDLLTRLSRAFATAYDDLLKAFSERNKFGNLPYGFRANTWLVPPAVVQSPSVFPPLPVEDKNWGGNGGGLGRDGKFDLIPWAKEFSFIAFMPCKTAEERQIRDRKAFLLHTLFVDVAISRAIKAVKHVMGESDVHSSITENGIHFTERVGDLSIKVMKDASVANCKVDSKIDGVEATGINQKVLIERNLLKGITADENTAAHDITTLGVVVVRYCGYLVSVKVEGGENENVNSSSYQSIELFDQPDGGANALNINSLRLLLNSAQSEKNRPNQMQMHETEELGVSQAFVERLIKESLSKLEEEEYGVDNFIRWELGACWIQHLQDHNSEKDKKPLLDKADNEMKVEGLGKPFKALKNNKNKSDRSSVKLASENSKSHVACVNGEPESALVPSVESTHETAAAENELLLKGLLSEAAFTRLKESGTGLHGKSMQDLIDLSKKYYMDVALPKLVADFGSLELSPVDGRTLTDFMHTRGLRMHSLGHVVKLSEKLSHVQSLCIHEMIVRAFKHILRAVIAVVDKEIMAASIAATLNLLLGVPEDRESDKPCKIHPLVWKWLEIFLKKRFDWDLSSLNYSNVRKFAILRGLCHKVGIELVPRDLDMNSSIPFQKSDIVSLVPVHKQAACSSADGRQLLESSKTALDKGKLEDAVTYGTKALARLVAVCGPYHRMTAGAYSLLAVVLYHTGDFNQATIYQQKALDINERELGLDHPDTMKSYGDLAVFYYRLQHTELALKYVKRALYLLHLTCGPSHPNTAATYINVAMMEEGLGNVNVALRYLHKALKCNQRLLGPDHIQTAASYHAIAIALSLMEAYPLSVQHEQTTLQILRAKLGPDDLRTQDAAAWLEYFESKTIEQQEAARNGTQKPDTSIASKGHLSVSDLLDYINPSHDPKGRDIALRKRSQIAKMRMESCQNIGSASSDESWKETPRETSDEVILISGAGVDVDTDLETNSAPDSEQPILEKTSDEKQVSAEILSEAHADGEDGWQPVQRPRSSGSYGQRLKQRRATIGKVYHQKKKMESGIDYTYGKSSEQNSRCYILKKRTISHGVYADDHTVNISQGTKFGRKVVKTATYRVKSVSASDKTTASDKTTVKDSSEIGDKLISSYSQVGSLSASNDNSTLKTSIISIGKSPSYKEVAVAPPGTISKLQVYNPQSNIPVFGVVKREEEDFKIHANSEPTLEEVKNTLKEKDKSSVSDSLDSNHTNDPERKKTQFTDSVQEKLESSEGVDSVDVEVHEAVDNIIMIDAVEDPVDSHKLNVDTSNSDCFELPNHTTTISQDGEDLRVSVSPSSQGDSQGIPYKKLSASAAPFNPAPGIARAAPVPSVPGAVPPIGPWPVNMNVHHGPATMLPAVTQMCSSLHHAYPSPPPTPNMIQPLPFMYPPYTQPQSIPSNNFPVTSSAFHVNQFAWQCNMNSTVSNFGPNGVWPGCHQVEFPPLAPSIKPIPDPILEPQKQCHVSKSSSSAFVLPEGFTNDGGYKKEGQPLESETSEDEVGRVHAESVKENGNPNFHGFENAGDKPNNDIGLNKISRNEKNIDGEKTFSILIRGRRNRKQTLRMPISLLTRPSSSQSFKVTYNRVVRGSDVPKSINLSSRRDCTATA